Proteins from one Triticum aestivum cultivar Chinese Spring chromosome 7A, IWGSC CS RefSeq v2.1, whole genome shotgun sequence genomic window:
- the LOC123149268 gene encoding protein FAR1-RELATED SEQUENCE 5: protein MSTNGVEINGMCAAPGAMSSSFFPVESQDSMSVPNGAVCAAGCARPPVDAGVGEVCSEATSGWTRRVRVGKAPEEREMNPNRISALELSVRAYAEKRDGTVVYPSIGASFDSLDEAYEFYNLYSWECGFGVTLAKSRLNVERKRCMQEIVCACAGKPLRENSRSTRCGCNAMIRLLRSNDKGWYIAEHKDDHNQPLTLTCGQKMHWKSHKHIDRYAKDLVKQLRDNNVGLGKVFSIVGSFFGTVDKVPFTKRSLKTLCRKLNREQSDMDAVKTMAILAEMKANDPDFNYTVQVDGESRVKTLMWVTSRGFDQYRCFGDAITFDTTYRTNLYDMPFGLFVGVNYHFQSIIFGGAMMRDEKEDRFKWIFKEFIRMVGGKHPQTILTDQARAMELAIEAELPNTVHHWCKWHVLKKAKESMGVLWSKNSDFKMEFHKLVHHMITEEEFEAGWQQMLERYSLKKHPFLTQIYEVHHKWAKPYFRGVFCAKMTSTQRSESANHMLKGYVPPGCPMHLFLKQFEKLQFDRESEQSFQEKRTLLSGVSLKNNLPLERHASKVYTRAMFEKFGEELYKCGAHVLDEIVPRKGYRSTHVDAAAREKWSKVEFTIEVDDEESFFSCECGMFEHAGLVCCHALQVMVHFLLSKIPEKHIMKRWTRDANDVLPAHLVRYQKDRGPPSSDTFRHHTMYTKALECVLLGDSNVKCYDVFMTMMKEVQATLLPLSAEKDGMGLAEREHRNQVLVEEHPGELQVEGGSTRPACDGETSCSGIIGQQNKRPRGRPTTSRDKAPYEQQLKRSRFCTICRGKGTSAPLALREATCRKCQGNRRSVQIVVCLGIVAMLVARRSLDLLNPSFSEELNMLVVWKLFSLSGMTYYKFVMGSLTSC from the exons ATGTCTACCAATGGCGTCGAGATTAATGG GATGTGTGCTGCGCCCGGGGCGATGAGCAGTTCTTTCTTCCCAGTGGAGTCACAGGATTCCATGAGCGTCCCAAACGGCGCTGTCTGTGCCGCCGGCTGTGCGCGGCCGCCTGTGGATGCAGGGGTGGGTGAGGTGTGCTCTGAAGCCACCAGCGGCTGGACGCGCAG GGTCAGGGTTGGAAAAGCTCCCGAGGAGAGGGAGATGAATCCGAACAGGATCTCAGCTCTGGAATTGTCTGTCCGTGCTTATGCAGAGAAGAGGGATGGAACGGTTGTGTACCCGAGCATTGGGGCAAGTTTTGACTCGTTGGATGAAGCTTATGAATTCTATAATCTGTATTCGTGGGAGTGCGGGTTTGGTGTTACACTTGCCAAGAGCAGATTGAATGTTGAAAGGAAGAGATGCATGCAAGAGATTGTGTGCGCTTGTGCG GGGAAACCGTTGAGGGAAAACAGCCGCTCGACCAGGTGCGGATGCAATGCCATGATTAGGCTGCTGCGGTCGAACGACAAGGGCTGGTATATAGCAGAACACAAGGATGATCATAACCAACCGTTGACGTTGACCTGTGGCCAGAAAATGCATTGGAAGTCGCATAAGCATATAGACAGATACGCAAAAGATCTAGTCAAACAGCTGAGAGACAACAATGTGGGGCTGGGGAAAGTGTTCAGCATTGTTGGAAGTTTTTTCGGGACAGTGGATAAAGTACCATTTACCAAGAGGTCTTTGAAGACTCTGTGCCGAAAGTTGAATAGAGAACAGTCTGACATGGATGCAGTCAAGACGATGGCGATTCTAGCTGAAATGAAAGCTAACGATCCTGACTTCAATTACACGGTGCAAGTGGATGGGGAAAGCAGGGTAAAGACACTAATGTGGGTAACAAGCAGAGGTTTTGACCAGTATAGGTGTTTTGGAGATGCAATCACATTTGATACAACTTACCGTACTAATCTTTATGACATGCCGTTTGGGTTGTTTGTTGGTGTAAACTACCACTTCCAAAGCATAATTTTTGGTGGTGCCATGATGAGGGATGAGAAGGAGGACAGGTTCAAGTGGATTTTTAAAGAGTTCATCCGTATGGTGGGCGGGAAACACCCACAGACAATCCTAACTG ATCAAGCACGTGCGATGGAGCTGGCTATCGAGGCTGAACTACCAAACACAGTACACCATTGGTGCAAGTGGCATGTTCTGAAGAAAGCAAAGGAGTCGATGGGTGTGCTGTGGAGCAAGAACAGTGACTTCAAGATGGAGTTCCACAAGCTAGTCCATCACATGATCACAGAGGAAGAATTTGAAGCTGGTTGGCAGCAGATGCTGGAAAGGTACTCCCTGAAGAAGCATCCATTCTTGACGCAGATATATGAGGTGCACCATAAGTGGGCAAAGCCATATTTTAGAGGAGTGTTTTGTGCGAAAATGACTAGCACACAGCGGAGTGAGAGTGCAAATCACATGTTGAAAGGTTACGTGCCGCCAGGGTGTCCTATGCACCTGTTTTTGAAACAATTTGAGAAACTCCAGTTTGACAGGGAGTCGGAGCAGAGCTTCCAGGAGAAGAGAACACTGCTG AGTGGTGTGTCGCTTAAAAATAACCTGCCATTAGAGAGGCATGCTAGCAAGGTGTACACGAGAGCTATGTTTGAGAAGTTCGGTGAAGAGCTGTATAAGTGTGGTGCACATGTATTGGATGAGATTGTACCAAGAAAGGGTTACAGATCAACACATGTAGATGCAGCAGCAAGAGAGAAATGGAGTAAGGTTGAGTTCACAATCGAAGTGGATGATGAAGAGAGTTTTTTCAGTTGTGAGTGCGGCATGTTTGAACACGCTGGGTTGGTTTGTTGCCATGCATTGCAG GTTATGGTCCACTTCCTCCTGTCGAAGATACCAGAGAAGCATATAATGAAACGCTGGACAAGAGATGCAAATGATGTTCTCCCTGCACATTTGGTCCGATACCAGAAAGACAGAGGGCCTCCTTCCAGCGATACATTCAGACATCACACAATGTACACGAAGGCACTAGAGTGTGTGCTGCTTGGCGATAGCAATGTTAAGTGTTATGATGTTTTTATGACCATGATGAAGGAGGTCCAAGCCACTCTGTTACCATTGAGCGCCGAAAAGGACGGGATGGGGCTAGCAGAAAGGGAGCACCGAAATCAGGTTTTAGTTGAGGAGCACCCAGGGGAGCTTCAGGTAGAAGGTGGCAGCACAAGGCCTGCTTGTGATGGTGAAACAAGTTGTTCAGGGATCATTGGGCAGCAGAATAAACGCCCGAGAGGGAGACCGACAACTAGCCGAGACAAAGCTCCGTATGAGCAACAGTTGAAGAGGTCAAGGTTTTGTACTATCTGCAGGGGCAAGGGCACAAGTGCACCACTTGCCCTGAGAGAGGCGACGTGCCGAAAATGCCAAGGAAATCGCCGAAGTGTACAAATTGTGGTGTGCTTGGGCATCGTCGCAATGCTTGTGGCACGAAGAAGTCTGGACCTTTTGAACCCAAGTTTCTCTGAGGAACTTAATATGTTGGTTGTGTGGAAACTGTTTTCATTATCAGGGATGACTTATTATAAATTTGTGATGGGATCGTTGACATCGTGTTGA